ATCACAACGTCCGAAATGAGGTACGTTGGCACGAGCGGGGCGATGCTGAGGGTCCACGCAACCCAATCCATCTCTCTCCAGCAGAAATAGGCGATGCAATACGCGATGAGTAGCCAAGACATCAGCACGTAGGTGGTTGTCTGCGTCAGGAGCCACTTCAGGCCGTTCACATACAGGCGGACGCTGACGGCCCACCATTCAAACGGCGAGGCGTTTCTCGGCAGACTGACCTCGTCTAATTTCGCCAGTTTCTCCTGGGCATCCGAATCGACGGGGCAAATCCGCAGCGTTTCTAGGTACCGTGCTCGCGCATGTTCCCGCAGTCCCAGGGACGAATAACAAACGCCCATAAAGTAATGGGCGTCCGACTCTTCCGCGTTGTACCGAAGCGCCTCTCGCAGTACGCCAAGCGCCTCCTGGTACTTGCCCAGCGATATGAGCGTGCGTCCCTTCAGTAACAAGGCGCCGCTGGCGGTAGGCTGCAGCTCTAGCGCCTTGTCGGCATGCCGACTCGCCGGCTCCGGCTTTTTTAGTCGCAGATACGTCCGCGCCATCCGGTCGTGGGCGACGTACGATTCGGGCGAGAATTGCAGCGCTGTCTGAAGCGATTCGTGGGCCGATTCATACTGCTCCGCATTGAAAAAGCAGATCCCGAGATTGAGATGAAAGTCGCATCGATCCGGCTGCAACGCGACCGCTATTCGGCCGTGCTCAATCGCCTCGTCGTACCTATCCATTCGCGAGAAGCAATACCCCAGCTTGGCGTGTGCCCGGGGATTTTCTGGTTCGATCGCGATCCACCTGAGCAGCTCTTGGAGAGCTTCTGCGTATCGTCCCATATCCAAGAGCAACTGGCTGCGTTGCGCGAACCGATCGGACGGATTCCGCGGCGGTCGTTTCTCGGGCAAATCGTTCACAAAGCAAGCAGGCCCCGGCCGGACTAGGTAACGCGATCGGCTGCCGCCAAACGTCTCAGAATGCCTATTCAACCATTCTAGCCGCCGCGCGGAGGACTAGTAGAGATGGGGATCCGAAAAAAAATTTCTAGACCGGGACCAATCGTGTCACAGGCCTGGGCGATGATCTCTCCTGTCGCGACGAGGCGACCGCAAGAAGTGCAACCCAAGCCCCTCGGCGAAAAGGAAATTTCCCATGATCAAGCACGAAGCTCTCCTCTCCCCTGCTCCGCTGTACGATGACGTCCTTTCGGCCCCGGCCGCGCCGTTTGACGATAGCTGCTTGGACGACCTGTTCGAGGGGGCCTTGGTCGATCCTCGTCCTTATCAGCTGCGGATCGCCTCGAAGGCGATTTCGGCCTTTGAGCAACATCGGGCCGATCCATTCGCCGAACTCTCCGCTTCGGCCGCGTCGGTGTTGGTCGAAAGTCCGACCGGCAGCGGCAAGACGGTCATGGGGCTTGGAATCGCCCAGTGGATGCAAAAGCACTATGGGCTGAGCATCGGCTGGGTCGCCATGCGGCGGAATCTGCTGCAGCAAGCCCAGGAAGAGAACCTGCGGCGGGGCTTTGACGTCAAGCTAGAACTGATCTCGATGTTCGACAAGAATCCTCCCAAGGTCGACATGCTGATCGTCGACGAAGCCCAGCACGACGCCGCTAGCAGCATGGCGAATCTCCACTGCTCGGTTCGCCCGCAGTACATCCTAGGACTGACCGCCACGCCGTTTCGCAGCGATCGGGTCAAGCTGTGCTTTGACACGGTGATCAAAGACGCCGGCATTCACCAGCTGATTCAAGACGACTACCTGAGTCGCTTCCATCACTTCACCATTCCGGAATACACGCCGGAAGCGGTCGCAGAGCACTATGCTCGTAGCCCGCAGCACTGGGGCAAGTCGATCATGTTTTTCCATCGCCGCCAGCAATGCGACGCCGCCCAGCTCGCTTTGGCCGGATATGGCATCCGCAGCGAAGTGGTCACCGCCACCAGCGATCGCGAGCGGCAGTTGGCCGACTTCATCGCCGGGCGTACCCAGGTGCTGATCAATATGTCGATCTTGACCGAAGGTTTCGACTGCCCGGATCTGCAAACCGTTTTCTGCCGTCCTTCGAGCCGGGCCTGCACAATTCAAATGTGCGGCCGCGTCTTCCGCAAACATGCGGCCCATCCCTTCAAGCAAGTGGTGCAGTGCCGCAACACGCCGCATCCGATTTTGAAAACGGCGTCAGCCGCCGAGCAATACGTCTGGAACGGCGAAGGCTGGCGAAGTCTGAAGATGAACCGCGAGATCAACAAGATCAGCAGCCGCACCCGGCAACTAATCGCCGGCGCCGAAGTGAAACTGCCCAAAGTGGTCGCCGCCGCCCGCACGTCGAAACCGTTCTGGCAACAGGTTCGCGAACGGTTTTAGGTAGAAACCATGGCGCCATGCTCTTACGACGTCTTCGGCGGAAGAGCATGCCTTGGTCCTGCTGTTGTGTCTCGAAGACATGCTCTTCTCGCGAAGACGCGACAAGAACATGCCACCAAAAAATCAATCAACGCGTTCAAATCCTTTCACCCATGCATGGGAGACGACACGATGAAATGGAACTTCGAATACGGATATGCCCGAATCAAAGATTTTCAGGTCGCCGCCGAGCGTGACATGCGCAGCGGCAAGGTCCATGTGAAGTCGATCGACTTGCATGGCGAACAGCTGACGCCGACGCCGCGGTTTTGGCGGTCGATGTTTCAGCGGTTCGGGTTCTCGGAAAGCGTGTTTCGCTACTTCGATCATGGCGAAGTTTTTCAGCGGATCGCGGCCCGCACGCCGAGCGATGCGATCCGCTTCTGCGTCGAGCGTTCGCCGCAAGGGAAAAGCCGCCTGCTGTCGGTCAGCAATCCGAAACGTCCCGTCATCTCGCATGACGAAGTGATGGACCTGGTCGATCGTTACGAAGGGGGCGACGTTGGCTACGCCGACGGTCTGATCACCAGCACGCATCGTCCTCGCAGCGGCGACTGCACGTTTGAGATCGGCGGCGATCATTTCAAACATCGCTTTGTGATGGAGACGCCGATCGACGGCTTCAGCCAACCCCGGATCTTCCTCTCATTCTTGCGGATGGTTTGCTCCAATGGCGCCATCGGCTACAGCCGTGCCTTTCGCAGCGATGTCAGCCTGGGAAAGGATATCGGGCATTGCATCAGCCGGGCGCTCGACAGCTACGACAATGGCGAAGGGTACGCGGCGCTACGGCAGCGATTTGAAAGCGCGCAGACTTCGTGGGCATCGCTGCACGAATGCAATTCGCTGTATAAGATCTTGTGCAAGTTTGAGCGAGGCAAGTCGATCTCGGCCGAGAACGTGATGCCCGACTTCCACAAAATGACCGGACGCCTGCACGAGTTGTACGGGATGGCGAATCTCGATGCCCTCAGCGAAAAACGCCAGCGAATTTTGCCGGCCCGCTGCCGCATTTACGACCTGGTCAATTTCGCCAGCGAAGTCGCCACGCATCATGCCGAAGCGGACGCCAGTCGTAGCCTGCAGGCCTACATCGGCAGTCTGATCTCGGACGAGTACGACATGGAAGGAACGGCGGTCGATTCGACCGAATTCGCCGATTTGCTCCTCTCCGAATCGAGCGCCGCGCTGAATTAGTCGTGCGACCGTTGCCGAGCGGGGTGGCGGCGGGTTACACTGCCAATCGAGCGGCGATCTTCGCCGCAGACGCGCGGTGCGATTCTCCCCCTTCGTTCACGGAAGAACCTGATCCGGTGGCACGCAACGAACAGCTGATTCGACAGCACAAAATCTTGCAGATTCTCGAACCCTCGCGGTACGGCTATCTGCTGGAGGAAATCCGCGACGATCTGGTTACCCAGTTGGGCCTGACGTCGCTGCATGTGCGAACCGTCCGCCGCGATCTGGAAGCTTTGCAAGCGGCCGGCGTCGACGTCGACAGTCACGAATCGCCCCGCGGTCGCGTCTGGAAGATGGGCTCTGGCGCCCGAGGGATGCACAAGATCAACGCCTCGGCGACCGAACTGATCGCCTTGTCGCTGGGTCGCGATCTAATGTTGCCGCTGGCCGGCACTCCCTTCTGGATCGGCATCGAATCGTTCTGGAACAAGATTCAGGAAGAGCTGCCTGGGTCGATCTGGGATCACTACCACAAGTACCGTCAGGTGCTGCACGTTAGCGGCATCACCCCCAAGTCGTACAAGGAGCAAGAAGGCGTTCTGAAAACGATCAACCGGGCGATCCAGCAACATCGCGTCGTGCAGATCTCGTATCAAACGCTCGGCCAGCCAATGCCCAAGCAGCGTGAGATCGAACCATACGGCGTGGTGCTGTATCAATCGAGCATCTACATTGTCGCGGCGGCCCGCGAAGTCGAAGATCCGGAAAGCCGGGTACGCCACTGGAAGCTTGACCGCTTCAAAAAGGCGGAGGCGCTTGACGACTACTTCAAACCACCGAAAGACTTCGACCTCGAACAGCACTTGGCCCAGTCGATCGGCATCTTCGCCTCGGAAAAGCCGCAGAACTTTAAGATCCGGATCAGCAGCTTCGCCGCCGCCTGGGTTCGCGAAGATCCATGGCATCCGGAACAGAAAATCGAACCGCAAGAAGATGGCAGCGTGATCCTGACCGTCAAAGCGGCCAACGACCTGGAAATCATCCCGCGGGTCTTGGCGCTAGGACCTGAAGCGGAAGTGTTGTCCCCCGCCTCGTGCCGCAAAGCGGTCGCTGAGCGAGTCAAACGCTTGGCCGAGATCTACAAGATCGACTGAAATCTTCCGCCGGCCGGCTTCCAGTTCACAATGCCTTGCTCATCGGGCAAGATCCGCATCTCTTCGGTCAACGGATCGGTCTGAGCGCAAATGTACGCGGTGGCGGAAATCGCCTGGCCGTCGAACGTCTCGCAGTCGAACGGTTCTCGCAGATAAAGCCGCGGGTAGTCTTCAACCTCGTCCAGCACCTCAAGCACCCGCTGAATGTCGCGATGCTTGAAGATCCAAAGCTCTCCCTGCACGCGATCTTCGCCGCGTACCAGACCAGGATATTCTCCGAGTTCGTAGAGCCGGCCTTGGGTGAACGCGGTCACCACGGTCAACGGGCGAGCGGGCCACAATTTTTCCCGTTCTTCGCCACGTTTGAGCGTGCCGTAGGCGAACATCGCTGCGATTTCGTTAGCCATCAGTTGAACAGCGTGGGGGTTTGCGATTTTTTGCGTTTACGATTTTTGGGGGCCGGCGGCGACGTGGCGATTGGCGCGTCGCCAAGCGACAAGACGGGGATTGAGCTGGAGATGCCTTGCGCCTTTTCGACCATCGTCTGGTGGCAGGTCAGAAACAAGATCTGCACCCGGGGGTCAAAGTCGTGCAGCACCGCCAAGGTGCGGCGCTGTCGCTCGTCATCGAAGTTGACCAGAATGTCGTCCATCACCACCGGCAACGGTTCGCTGCCGCTGGCGTAGCTTTCGATATAGGCGAGCCGAATCGAGAGATAGAGTTGCTCCCGCGTGCCGGTGCTCAGTTCTTCGGCGGTCTTCGGTTTCCCTTCGCGGGGAATCACCATCAAGGTGCCGACCTCGTCCAATTGTCGCTCGATCCCTTGGTACTGCCCAGCGGTCATCTCGCGGAAGATCCGCCCGACCGCGTCGAGCATGTCTCCCTGCGTCTTCGCCCGATGTTTGGCGACTGCTCGGTCGACCAGCGCCCGGGCCAACACCAGCGGAGCGTATTGGTCGACCTTCTCTTGCAGCTCTCCCTTTAAGCTTTCCAGTTCCGACGCAATCGCGATCGACTTGTCGGAACCTTCCAGCGACTCTTGCTGCTGGCGGGTGCGGCCGAGCGACTCCTTCACCTCGTCCAGTTGCTCATGCAGGCGAGCCGATTCCGCTTCGCTCTCTTGCCGCTCTAGCAACACCTGATCGAGATCCGCTGCGGCGAGCGCTTCCTCAAATGCGGACACTTCTTCCGATTGCCGAATGCCAGTCAGCTGCGCTTGCAGCGTCCGGCGTTCGGTTTCCAAGTCGGCCAGCCGGCGGGCCCTGTGGGTCGCTTCTTCCAGACCGTCGTCATCGGCGACGCCAGAAGCTTCTCGCCAGGCGGCCAACTGCGTTTGGATCGTCTCTTGCTGCGCCGCACACTCGGCGATCTGTTGCCGCAACCGCGATAATTGCTTTTCGGCGTGCGACTTCTGCTGCCGAGCCGCTACGACATCCTTCAACCGCCGATCAAGCTCGATCGCCTGGTTCTCGGCCGACAGATCGCTGGGCGGTAGTCCAGCCGCTTCCCAACAGGCGGCGACCTCCGCTTCAAACGCGGCGATCCCTTGCTGCATGTCGGTAACGCGGGTCTGCAAACTGGCGGCGGAATCGCGCATGCCGCGGACCGAGTCGATCCGCGACAGCAGATCGATGATAATCTGGGCGTCAGAGGAACCCAAATCAGGCGCCGCGGCCAACAGCGTGCGAATCGTCTCCATCGCCGCCAACTGACGCTGTTTCAATTGGCCGCACGCGTCGATCGCCGTGTCACGATCAGCAGCCAACTTCTTCGCTTCGGCGGTGGCCTGGGCGTGTTGGTTTCGTTGCTGTTCGTCCGCGGCAGCCGCTTTCTGCAGCGCGTCGACGGCCGCGGCGATGTCGGCGTCCACAGCGATCTCAGGCAGCGCCGCCGCGATCTGCGCCGCCAACGATTGGTTGGCGGTCGTCATGTCGGCCAGGGACGTTTCGAGCTCGGCGATCCGATCTTCCATTTCCCGCCATCGCCGGAACTTGTCGCACCAAGCGAGCATCTCCTTCGGCGACAGCGGCGCGACTTGTAGTTCGCTCCAAAGTGCGATCCACTCCTCGCGCAGCGTCTGTTGCTGCCGCTCGGCCGTTTGCGCCGCGGCGCCAGCGCGTTCGATCCGGCGCTGCGTCAAATCGCGGTCATCCGACAGCTTGTCCCGGCTCGCTAGCAGCTCCGCTTGTTTCTGGCGCCGATCAGCCAACGCATCCGGCGCTTTCAATAGCTGCTCAAACTCGGCCAGCTTTTCGGCGTCGGGTTTCTGGGCGCCCAGGGAATTTCGAAGTTCGTCCCAGGCGGCGTCGCGAGCCTGGCGGGCCTGTTGCAACTGCTCGGGCGAAACCAGCGCATGTCGCTGATCAAGCAACTCAATCTTCGCCTCTAGATCCGCGAGCGACTCCAGTTCGCTGGCGAGCCGCGCGGCCGCTTCGCCTTGCTTTCGTTCCGCCTGTTGCAGCTCGTCGGCAAAGCGTTCGATCTCCCCATCGGCTGGCAGCAGCGAAACAGTGACGTCGTCATAGCCCGGGATCGTGGCGACGCTATTCTTCAGCGGTTTCGCCGACATCAGCTGCTGCTGAAAATCGCGGCGGAGGTCGGCTTCTCGTTCGGTTCGTCGACTCCAGGTCGTCGCTTCTCGCAATAGCGGAGCGAAATCAACTTTGCTCGGCGGCGGCAGTTCGCTCAGGCGCTGTTCGGCTCGCTCGCACTGCCCAGCCAGCCGCTGCACGTCTTGCTCGTAGACCTTCAGCTGACTACGCAGATCGCTTTCGACAGCGGCGGCTTGTTCGACTTCCTTCCGCTGCGGATGCGACAGGGCGAACTGCGACAACGTGGCGACGCTCCACTCGGGATGCAGCTCGCGCATCGCCTGATCGGCATCGGCCAATGCGGCCGCTTGCTCTTGTTGCCGTAGCGGAATGTGGCTGCGAAAGTTTTGAATTTCGGAGACGGTACGGACCAGCCGCTGGATCGTCTCCTCTTGCAGCAGCAGTTCTTTGCTGATCGCGGCGGCGCTTTCGGCCTGCTCTTTGGTCAGCAGTTCCAATTGCGAACGATACCGCGACAACTCTTCCTCCAGCGACTGTAGACGCGTCCGCTGGTACTCGAACTTTTCGATTGCTTCCCGCGGCGGCTGCTTATCGCCGGTCAGCGCGGCGATCTGCTCGCTCAACTGCGAGAGCTCACGCCAAACGGGATACGCTTTTTCGATTCGCTCCAGGTGCCGCAGACGCAGAAACGCCGCTTCGTGCCGCTTGTAGAGTTGATCCCGACGCTCAATCAACTGATCAATCTGGCGTAGCTTCTCATCGTATTGCGCCGGTCGCAGCGGAGCGCTACGCAACCGCGTCCGGGCCTCCCGCAATTGCGACAATAGCTCGTTGATTCGCGGTTTGCGACCAGTCGGCAAAAAGAGGGCGCTGCTTTCGGTCTCCAGCGTTTTCTTGAGCGTCTGCAATTGGCCAAGTCCGCCCAGACTGCCGCCGTACAGCGCTTCGTCCAAACTGGCCGCCTTCAGGCCCGCTTCGCCCGAAGCGAGTTCGGAAAGCGAAAAACCAAAC
This region of Blastopirellula retiformator genomic DNA includes:
- a CDS encoding tetratricopeptide repeat protein; the encoded protein is MNDLPEKRPPRNPSDRFAQRSQLLLDMGRYAEALQELLRWIAIEPENPRAHAKLGYCFSRMDRYDEAIEHGRIAVALQPDRCDFHLNLGICFFNAEQYESAHESLQTALQFSPESYVAHDRMARTYLRLKKPEPASRHADKALELQPTASGALLLKGRTLISLGKYQEALGVLREALRYNAEESDAHYFMGVCYSSLGLREHARARYLETLRICPVDSDAQEKLAKLDEVSLPRNASPFEWWAVSVRLYVNGLKWLLTQTTTYVLMSWLLIAYCIAYFCWREMDWVAWTLSIAPLVPTYLISDVVIIPLTCALFPTQSLMTQYPRWKRVPLRLLGLALLGIWSVAAWGIAAGDGSIFGIALTAAYVYLAVAQYVLVEQPKVASQSARIALCVVMLAMCLAFFVFVIDFGVETWQAGLVENAIGWLVVIGWCRRIATIGDETTAEETSESSADSGE
- a CDS encoding DEAD/DEAH box helicase, translated to MIKHEALLSPAPLYDDVLSAPAAPFDDSCLDDLFEGALVDPRPYQLRIASKAISAFEQHRADPFAELSASAASVLVESPTGSGKTVMGLGIAQWMQKHYGLSIGWVAMRRNLLQQAQEENLRRGFDVKLELISMFDKNPPKVDMLIVDEAQHDAASSMANLHCSVRPQYILGLTATPFRSDRVKLCFDTVIKDAGIHQLIQDDYLSRFHHFTIPEYTPEAVAEHYARSPQHWGKSIMFFHRRQQCDAAQLALAGYGIRSEVVTATSDRERQLADFIAGRTQVLINMSILTEGFDCPDLQTVFCRPSSRACTIQMCGRVFRKHAAHPFKQVVQCRNTPHPILKTASAAEQYVWNGEGWRSLKMNREINKISSRTRQLIAGAEVKLPKVVAAARTSKPFWQQVRERF
- a CDS encoding DUF932 domain-containing protein, giving the protein MKWNFEYGYARIKDFQVAAERDMRSGKVHVKSIDLHGEQLTPTPRFWRSMFQRFGFSESVFRYFDHGEVFQRIAARTPSDAIRFCVERSPQGKSRLLSVSNPKRPVISHDEVMDLVDRYEGGDVGYADGLITSTHRPRSGDCTFEIGGDHFKHRFVMETPIDGFSQPRIFLSFLRMVCSNGAIGYSRAFRSDVSLGKDIGHCISRALDSYDNGEGYAALRQRFESAQTSWASLHECNSLYKILCKFERGKSISAENVMPDFHKMTGRLHELYGMANLDALSEKRQRILPARCRIYDLVNFASEVATHHAEADASRSLQAYIGSLISDEYDMEGTAVDSTEFADLLLSESSAALN
- a CDS encoding helix-turn-helix transcriptional regulator, producing the protein MARNEQLIRQHKILQILEPSRYGYLLEEIRDDLVTQLGLTSLHVRTVRRDLEALQAAGVDVDSHESPRGRVWKMGSGARGMHKINASATELIALSLGRDLMLPLAGTPFWIGIESFWNKIQEELPGSIWDHYHKYRQVLHVSGITPKSYKEQEGVLKTINRAIQQHRVVQISYQTLGQPMPKQREIEPYGVVLYQSSIYIVAAAREVEDPESRVRHWKLDRFKKAEALDDYFKPPKDFDLEQHLAQSIGIFASEKPQNFKIRISSFAAAWVREDPWHPEQKIEPQEDGSVILTVKAANDLEIIPRVLALGPEAEVLSPASCRKAVAERVKRLAEIYKID
- a CDS encoding gamma-glutamylcyclotransferase family protein, with protein sequence MANEIAAMFAYGTLKRGEEREKLWPARPLTVVTAFTQGRLYELGEYPGLVRGEDRVQGELWIFKHRDIQRVLEVLDEVEDYPRLYLREPFDCETFDGQAISATAYICAQTDPLTEEMRILPDEQGIVNWKPAGGRFQSIL
- a CDS encoding AAA family ATPase — protein: MKIQAIQAENFGVFADRRFDFGDRLQIIYGPNEAGKSTLLQLIREAIFGFKVRNPYAFVDGGKMAVEVGASLSDGRQLQFRRTKSTKSALTGLFSGSEETFDETTWTSLLGGIEQPAYEQLFGFSLSELASGEAGLKAASLDEALYGGSLGGLGQLQTLKKTLETESSALFLPTGRKPRINELLSQLREARTRLRSAPLRPAQYDEKLRQIDQLIERRDQLYKRHEAAFLRLRHLERIEKAYPVWRELSQLSEQIAALTGDKQPPREAIEKFEYQRTRLQSLEEELSRYRSQLELLTKEQAESAAAISKELLLQEETIQRLVRTVSEIQNFRSHIPLRQQEQAAALADADQAMRELHPEWSVATLSQFALSHPQRKEVEQAAAVESDLRSQLKVYEQDVQRLAGQCERAEQRLSELPPPSKVDFAPLLREATTWSRRTEREADLRRDFQQQLMSAKPLKNSVATIPGYDDVTVSLLPADGEIERFADELQQAERKQGEAAARLASELESLADLEAKIELLDQRHALVSPEQLQQARQARDAAWDELRNSLGAQKPDAEKLAEFEQLLKAPDALADRRQKQAELLASRDKLSDDRDLTQRRIERAGAAAQTAERQQQTLREEWIALWSELQVAPLSPKEMLAWCDKFRRWREMEDRIAELETSLADMTTANQSLAAQIAAALPEIAVDADIAAAVDALQKAAAADEQQRNQHAQATAEAKKLAADRDTAIDACGQLKQRQLAAMETIRTLLAAAPDLGSSDAQIIIDLLSRIDSVRGMRDSAASLQTRVTDMQQGIAAFEAEVAACWEAAGLPPSDLSAENQAIELDRRLKDVVAARQQKSHAEKQLSRLRQQIAECAAQQETIQTQLAAWREASGVADDDGLEEATHRARRLADLETERRTLQAQLTGIRQSEEVSAFEEALAAADLDQVLLERQESEAESARLHEQLDEVKESLGRTRQQQESLEGSDKSIAIASELESLKGELQEKVDQYAPLVLARALVDRAVAKHRAKTQGDMLDAVGRIFREMTAGQYQGIERQLDEVGTLMVIPREGKPKTAEELSTGTREQLYLSIRLAYIESYASGSEPLPVVMDDILVNFDDERQRRTLAVLHDFDPRVQILFLTCHQTMVEKAQGISSSIPVLSLGDAPIATSPPAPKNRKRKKSQTPTLFN